The Megalopta genalis isolate 19385.01 chromosome 12, iyMegGena1_principal, whole genome shotgun sequence genome window below encodes:
- the Trxr1 gene encoding thioredoxin reductase 1 isoform X1 — translation MRSRSSKKKKSWCFSCREEPQTEDSDFSDQEAKDRAAIPNENVEKRDSVADQKFTYDLLVIGGGSGGLAAAKEAVNLGANVAVLDYVTPSPQGTTWGLGGTCVNVGCIPKKLMHQAALLGEAVHEATFYGWQLPDPKTITNDWESLKTAVQNHVKSVNWVTRVELRTKKVEYINAQGYFKDEHTVCGKMKNGEEKTYTAKNILIAVGGRPRYPDIPGALEYGISSDDIFSLNKAPGKTLVVGAGYIGLECAGFLNGLGYDATVMVRSIILRGFDQQMANLVAAEMERRGVHFIYQAKPSKIQKQDDGRLLVHWVDKDGQSHKDVYDTVLFAIGRRPLTQELKPENINLKLVEDSGKIDAINEQTNVPNIYAVGDVLHKKPELTPVAIHAGRLLARRLFGNSTEQMDYVNVATTVFSPLEYGCVGLSEETATAIHGEDKIEIYHMYYKPTEFFIPQKDVSNCYLKVVALRGGDERVLGLHFVGPHAGEVIQGFSVAMKCNLTFPKLKGTVGIHPTVAEEFTRINITKRSGLDPKPQSCCS, via the exons ATGAGATCGCGTAGctcgaagaagaagaaatcgTGGTGTTTTAGCTGCCGAGAGGAACCGCAAACCGAAGATTCAGATTTTAGTGATCAAGAGGCGAAAGATCGTGCGGCTATTCCGAACGAAAATGTCGAAAAACGAGATAGTGTGG CGGATCAAAAATTCACGTATGACTTACTTGTAATCGGTGGTGGATCTGGTGGATTAGCAGCAGCAAAAGAGGCAGTGAATCTAGGTGCTAACGTTGCAGTTCTTGATTATGTGACACCATCACCACAAGGTACAACATGGGGTCTGGGTGGTACTTGTGTGAACGTTGGTTGTATACCAAAGAAATTGATGCATCAGGCTGCTTTACTTGGAGAGGCTGTCCAT GAAGCAACTTTCTATGGTTGGCAATTACCAGACCCAAAAACTATTACAAATGACTGGGAATCATTAAAAACTGCTGTACAGAATCATGTAAAATCTGTAAATTGGGTAACACGTGTTGAACTTAGAACAAA AAAAGTTGAATACATCAATGCACAAGGATATTTTAAGGATGAGCACACAGTATGCGGAAAAATGAAGAATGGAGAGGAAAAAACATATAcagcaaaaaatattttaattgctGTGGGCGGTAGACCAAGATACCCCGACATTCCTGGTGCACTAGAATATGGAATAAGCAGTGACGACATTTTTAGTTTAAATAAAGCTCCCGGGAAAACGCTCGTCGTTGGTGCAGGAT ATATTGGTTTAGAGTGTGCTGGATTCTTGAATGGTTTAGGATATGATGCAACAGTAATGGTTCGTTCCATCATTTTAAGAGGGTTTGACCAGCAAATGGCAAATCTAGTTGCTGCGGAAATGGAAAGACGCGGTGTACATTTCATTTACCAGGCAAAACCTTCGAAGATTCAAAAGCAAGATGATGGCAGACTTCTTGTACATTGGGTCGATAAG GATGGACAATCTCATAAAGATGTTTACGATACCGTCCTCTTCGCTATTGGTCGCAGGCCACTTACCCAAGAATTGAAACCCGAAAACATAAACCTCAAACTTGTTGAGGATTCCGGAAAGATTGACGCAATAAATGAACAGACGAATGTTCCAAATATATATGCTGTCGGTGATGTTCTTCAT AAAAAACCGGAATTAACACCCGTTGCTATACATGCTGGACGACTGTTGGCAAGAAGATTATTTGGAAACTCGactgaacaaatggattacGTGAACGTAGCAACAACAGTATTCAGTCCTCTGGAATATGGCTGCGTCGGTCTCAGCGAAGAGACTGCGACTGCAATTCACGGAGAGGATAAGATCGAAATTTACCATATGTATTACAAACCGACAGAATTCTTCATACCACAGAAGGACGTCTCTAACTGTTACCTTAAAGTAGTTGCGCTTAGAGGCGGAGACGAGAGAGTGTTAGGCCTGCACTTTGTTGGTCCTCATGCAGGCGAAGTTATACAAGGTTTTTCTGTTGCTATGAA ATGTAATTTAACATTCCCAAAACTGAAAGGAACCGTTGGCATTCACCCAACAGTCGCGGAAGAATTTACCCGTATAAACATTACCAAACGTTCAGGACTTGACCCCAAGCCGCAGAGCTGTTGTAGTTAA
- the LOC117228893 gene encoding synaptic plasticity regulator PANTS isoform X2, translated as MLKQDALRIGCAVKWWECLEKLRELDHTKPEIKPCQIYNEEYRDCKSIKARFHQYFVFGDTIDCTQWKTDYNNCYIWEKYKSERAYAKLIDSEKNRRMERLHGHYSNDVWERRDKPPENWNAPLPEWLQQKVETSYLANVDKIEEQYSKLRTCTIS; from the exons ATGCTAAAACAGGATGCACTGCGGATTGGATGCGCAGTAAAATGGTGGGAATGCTTGGAAAAGCTAAGAGAATTAGATCATACAAAACCTGAG ATAAAACCATGTCAAATATATAATGAAGAATATAGAGACTGTAAAAGTATAAAAGCACGATTTCATCAATACTTTGTATTTGGAGATACAATTGATTGCACACAATGGAAAACAGACTATAACAATTGTTATATTTGGGAAAAATATAAAAGTGAACGGGCATAT GCAAAGCTAATAGACAGTGAGAAAAACCGTAGGATGGAAAGGCTACATGGTCATTACAGTAATGATGTTTGGGAAAGAAGAGACAAACCACCAGAAAACTGGAATGCACCATTACCTGAGTGGTTGCAACAAAAAGTTGAAACTTCATATCTGGCAAATGTAGATAAAATAGAAGAACAATATAGTAAACTGAGAACTTGTACTATATCATAa
- the Trxr1 gene encoding thioredoxin reductase 1 isoform X3: MAPIADQKFTYDLLVIGGGSGGLAAAKEAVNLGANVAVLDYVTPSPQGTTWGLGGTCVNVGCIPKKLMHQAALLGEAVHEATFYGWQLPDPKTITNDWESLKTAVQNHVKSVNWVTRVELRTKKVEYINAQGYFKDEHTVCGKMKNGEEKTYTAKNILIAVGGRPRYPDIPGALEYGISSDDIFSLNKAPGKTLVVGAGYIGLECAGFLNGLGYDATVMVRSIILRGFDQQMANLVAAEMERRGVHFIYQAKPSKIQKQDDGRLLVHWVDKDGQSHKDVYDTVLFAIGRRPLTQELKPENINLKLVEDSGKIDAINEQTNVPNIYAVGDVLHKKPELTPVAIHAGRLLARRLFGNSTEQMDYVNVATTVFSPLEYGCVGLSEETATAIHGEDKIEIYHMYYKPTEFFIPQKDVSNCYLKVVALRGGDERVLGLHFVGPHAGEVIQGFSVAMKCNLTFPKLKGTVGIHPTVAEEFTRINITKRSGLDPKPQSCCS; this comes from the exons ATGGCACCGATTG CGGATCAAAAATTCACGTATGACTTACTTGTAATCGGTGGTGGATCTGGTGGATTAGCAGCAGCAAAAGAGGCAGTGAATCTAGGTGCTAACGTTGCAGTTCTTGATTATGTGACACCATCACCACAAGGTACAACATGGGGTCTGGGTGGTACTTGTGTGAACGTTGGTTGTATACCAAAGAAATTGATGCATCAGGCTGCTTTACTTGGAGAGGCTGTCCAT GAAGCAACTTTCTATGGTTGGCAATTACCAGACCCAAAAACTATTACAAATGACTGGGAATCATTAAAAACTGCTGTACAGAATCATGTAAAATCTGTAAATTGGGTAACACGTGTTGAACTTAGAACAAA AAAAGTTGAATACATCAATGCACAAGGATATTTTAAGGATGAGCACACAGTATGCGGAAAAATGAAGAATGGAGAGGAAAAAACATATAcagcaaaaaatattttaattgctGTGGGCGGTAGACCAAGATACCCCGACATTCCTGGTGCACTAGAATATGGAATAAGCAGTGACGACATTTTTAGTTTAAATAAAGCTCCCGGGAAAACGCTCGTCGTTGGTGCAGGAT ATATTGGTTTAGAGTGTGCTGGATTCTTGAATGGTTTAGGATATGATGCAACAGTAATGGTTCGTTCCATCATTTTAAGAGGGTTTGACCAGCAAATGGCAAATCTAGTTGCTGCGGAAATGGAAAGACGCGGTGTACATTTCATTTACCAGGCAAAACCTTCGAAGATTCAAAAGCAAGATGATGGCAGACTTCTTGTACATTGGGTCGATAAG GATGGACAATCTCATAAAGATGTTTACGATACCGTCCTCTTCGCTATTGGTCGCAGGCCACTTACCCAAGAATTGAAACCCGAAAACATAAACCTCAAACTTGTTGAGGATTCCGGAAAGATTGACGCAATAAATGAACAGACGAATGTTCCAAATATATATGCTGTCGGTGATGTTCTTCAT AAAAAACCGGAATTAACACCCGTTGCTATACATGCTGGACGACTGTTGGCAAGAAGATTATTTGGAAACTCGactgaacaaatggattacGTGAACGTAGCAACAACAGTATTCAGTCCTCTGGAATATGGCTGCGTCGGTCTCAGCGAAGAGACTGCGACTGCAATTCACGGAGAGGATAAGATCGAAATTTACCATATGTATTACAAACCGACAGAATTCTTCATACCACAGAAGGACGTCTCTAACTGTTACCTTAAAGTAGTTGCGCTTAGAGGCGGAGACGAGAGAGTGTTAGGCCTGCACTTTGTTGGTCCTCATGCAGGCGAAGTTATACAAGGTTTTTCTGTTGCTATGAA ATGTAATTTAACATTCCCAAAACTGAAAGGAACCGTTGGCATTCACCCAACAGTCGCGGAAGAATTTACCCGTATAAACATTACCAAACGTTCAGGACTTGACCCCAAGCCGCAGAGCTGTTGTAGTTAA
- the BCL7-like gene encoding chromatin remodeling complex subunit BCL7B-like protein isoform X2, with protein sequence MMSRSVRAETRSRAKDDIKRVMQVVDKVRHWEKKWVTIGETTMKIYKWVPISTLDQKKGKTVADKENGLPRKSGLDSSNSNFGLTEDSNTCFSTVSDSQGLTDFSAHLGFSEDSNSQNSEPTSKRLKTD encoded by the exons ATGATGTCGCGGTCAGTGCGTGCAGAGACTCGTAGTCGTGCCAAGGATGATATTAAGCGTGTAATGCAAGTTGTTGACAAAGTTCGCCATTG GGAGAAAAAATGGGTCACAATAGGAGAAACAACTATGAAGATCTATAAGTGGGTGCCCATTTCAACACTTGATCAG AAGAAGGGAAAGACAGTTGCAGACAAAGAAAATGGTTTACCAAGAAAGAGTGGATTAGATTCTTCAAATTCTAACTTTGGACTTACAGAAGACTCTAACACAT GTTTCTCAACAGTTAGTGATTCTCAAGGTTTAACAGATTTCTCTGCACATTTGGGATTTTCAGAAGATTCAAATTCACAAAATAGCGAACCAACATCTAAAAGGTTAAAGACTGATTAA
- the Trxr1 gene encoding thioredoxin reductase 1 isoform X2, with amino-acid sequence MATLTLLARLVSFRLAHAKLTELPWSRCSKFPSGGTVMACLCTDQKFTYDLLVIGGGSGGLAAAKEAVNLGANVAVLDYVTPSPQGTTWGLGGTCVNVGCIPKKLMHQAALLGEAVHEATFYGWQLPDPKTITNDWESLKTAVQNHVKSVNWVTRVELRTKKVEYINAQGYFKDEHTVCGKMKNGEEKTYTAKNILIAVGGRPRYPDIPGALEYGISSDDIFSLNKAPGKTLVVGAGYIGLECAGFLNGLGYDATVMVRSIILRGFDQQMANLVAAEMERRGVHFIYQAKPSKIQKQDDGRLLVHWVDKDGQSHKDVYDTVLFAIGRRPLTQELKPENINLKLVEDSGKIDAINEQTNVPNIYAVGDVLHKKPELTPVAIHAGRLLARRLFGNSTEQMDYVNVATTVFSPLEYGCVGLSEETATAIHGEDKIEIYHMYYKPTEFFIPQKDVSNCYLKVVALRGGDERVLGLHFVGPHAGEVIQGFSVAMKCNLTFPKLKGTVGIHPTVAEEFTRINITKRSGLDPKPQSCCS; translated from the exons ATGGCGACGTTAACACTGCTCGCGAGGCTTGTGTCATTTCGTTTAGCACATGCTAAATTGACTGAGTTACCATGGTCCAGGTGTAGCAAGTTTCCGTCTGGTGGAACAGTAATGGCTTGCTTGTGTA CGGATCAAAAATTCACGTATGACTTACTTGTAATCGGTGGTGGATCTGGTGGATTAGCAGCAGCAAAAGAGGCAGTGAATCTAGGTGCTAACGTTGCAGTTCTTGATTATGTGACACCATCACCACAAGGTACAACATGGGGTCTGGGTGGTACTTGTGTGAACGTTGGTTGTATACCAAAGAAATTGATGCATCAGGCTGCTTTACTTGGAGAGGCTGTCCAT GAAGCAACTTTCTATGGTTGGCAATTACCAGACCCAAAAACTATTACAAATGACTGGGAATCATTAAAAACTGCTGTACAGAATCATGTAAAATCTGTAAATTGGGTAACACGTGTTGAACTTAGAACAAA AAAAGTTGAATACATCAATGCACAAGGATATTTTAAGGATGAGCACACAGTATGCGGAAAAATGAAGAATGGAGAGGAAAAAACATATAcagcaaaaaatattttaattgctGTGGGCGGTAGACCAAGATACCCCGACATTCCTGGTGCACTAGAATATGGAATAAGCAGTGACGACATTTTTAGTTTAAATAAAGCTCCCGGGAAAACGCTCGTCGTTGGTGCAGGAT ATATTGGTTTAGAGTGTGCTGGATTCTTGAATGGTTTAGGATATGATGCAACAGTAATGGTTCGTTCCATCATTTTAAGAGGGTTTGACCAGCAAATGGCAAATCTAGTTGCTGCGGAAATGGAAAGACGCGGTGTACATTTCATTTACCAGGCAAAACCTTCGAAGATTCAAAAGCAAGATGATGGCAGACTTCTTGTACATTGGGTCGATAAG GATGGACAATCTCATAAAGATGTTTACGATACCGTCCTCTTCGCTATTGGTCGCAGGCCACTTACCCAAGAATTGAAACCCGAAAACATAAACCTCAAACTTGTTGAGGATTCCGGAAAGATTGACGCAATAAATGAACAGACGAATGTTCCAAATATATATGCTGTCGGTGATGTTCTTCAT AAAAAACCGGAATTAACACCCGTTGCTATACATGCTGGACGACTGTTGGCAAGAAGATTATTTGGAAACTCGactgaacaaatggattacGTGAACGTAGCAACAACAGTATTCAGTCCTCTGGAATATGGCTGCGTCGGTCTCAGCGAAGAGACTGCGACTGCAATTCACGGAGAGGATAAGATCGAAATTTACCATATGTATTACAAACCGACAGAATTCTTCATACCACAGAAGGACGTCTCTAACTGTTACCTTAAAGTAGTTGCGCTTAGAGGCGGAGACGAGAGAGTGTTAGGCCTGCACTTTGTTGGTCCTCATGCAGGCGAAGTTATACAAGGTTTTTCTGTTGCTATGAA ATGTAATTTAACATTCCCAAAACTGAAAGGAACCGTTGGCATTCACCCAACAGTCGCGGAAGAATTTACCCGTATAAACATTACCAAACGTTCAGGACTTGACCCCAAGCCGCAGAGCTGTTGTAGTTAA
- the sni gene encoding SDR family oxidoreductase sniffer isoform X1 encodes MKSILITGCNRGLGLGLVKHLASLPQPPQNIFATCRDVNKAKELTAIAEVSRNVHIIETDFTDPKDYDKIVKTVSEKVDSDGLNVLFNNAGFSPKFTRLNLMKEDHITKTFFINIVVPLMLTKAVLPLLKVAANKCDDKTHMSVNRSAVINMSSLLGSIADNTIGGFYPYRCSKAALNAATKSMSIDFKDDGILVISLHPGWVRTNLGGSNAPIDVDTSVNDILNTLGTLTEEHTGCFIQHDGKMIPW; translated from the exons ATGAAGTCGATCCTGATCACTGGCTGTAATCGCGGTTTGGGTCTGGGTTTGGTGAAACACTTGGCGAGCCTGCCGCAACCGCCACAGAATATTTTTGCGACTTGCCGAGACGTGAATAAAGCAAAG GAATTAACAGCAATTGCTGAGGTATCGAGAAATGTTCATATCATTGAGACAG ATTTTACCGACCCAAAAGATTATGACAAAATAGTGAAGACTGTTAGTGAGAAAGTGGATTCTGATGGACTAAATGTTTTGTTCAACAATGCTGGATTCAGCCCAAAATTCACAAGACTCAATCTTATGAAAGAAGATCATATCACAAAAacatttttcataaatataGTGGTGCCACTTATGCTAACAAAA GCGGTTTTACCACTACTAAAAGTAGCAGCCAACAAATGCGATGACAAGACACATATGAGTGTCAACAGGTCTGCTGTGATTAATATGAGCTCTCTCCTTGGAAGCATTGCAGATAACACAATAGGTGGATTTTATCCTTACAGATGTAGTAAG GCAGCTCTCAATGCAGCAACAAAGTCAATGAGTATTGATTTCAAGGATGATGGTATTCTAGTAATTTCCTTGCATCCAGGATGGGTGCGTACAAATTTAGGTGGGTCCAATGCACCAATAGATGTTGATACCAGTGTAAATGATATCTTGAACACATTAGGCACATTAACTGAAGAACATACAGGCTGTTTCATTCAACACGATGGAAAAATGATACCTTGGTAG
- the sni gene encoding SDR family oxidoreductase sniffer isoform X2, with amino-acid sequence MTTKGIKSRSNKYCSRCRDMKNFVVLISTGTIVSKQKVHYFTDPKDYDKIVKTVSEKVDSDGLNVLFNNAGFSPKFTRLNLMKEDHITKTFFINIVVPLMLTKAVLPLLKVAANKCDDKTHMSVNRSAVINMSSLLGSIADNTIGGFYPYRCSKAALNAATKSMSIDFKDDGILVISLHPGWVRTNLGGSNAPIDVDTSVNDILNTLGTLTEEHTGCFIQHDGKMIPW; translated from the exons ATGACAACGAA GGGAATAAAATCGAGAAGCAACAAATACTGTTCACGTTGCCGCGATATGAAAAACTTTGTTGTATTGATCAGCACCGGGACTATAGTGTCAAAGCAGAAAGTTCACT ATTTTACCGACCCAAAAGATTATGACAAAATAGTGAAGACTGTTAGTGAGAAAGTGGATTCTGATGGACTAAATGTTTTGTTCAACAATGCTGGATTCAGCCCAAAATTCACAAGACTCAATCTTATGAAAGAAGATCATATCACAAAAacatttttcataaatataGTGGTGCCACTTATGCTAACAAAA GCGGTTTTACCACTACTAAAAGTAGCAGCCAACAAATGCGATGACAAGACACATATGAGTGTCAACAGGTCTGCTGTGATTAATATGAGCTCTCTCCTTGGAAGCATTGCAGATAACACAATAGGTGGATTTTATCCTTACAGATGTAGTAAG GCAGCTCTCAATGCAGCAACAAAGTCAATGAGTATTGATTTCAAGGATGATGGTATTCTAGTAATTTCCTTGCATCCAGGATGGGTGCGTACAAATTTAGGTGGGTCCAATGCACCAATAGATGTTGATACCAGTGTAAATGATATCTTGAACACATTAGGCACATTAACTGAAGAACATACAGGCTGTTTCATTCAACACGATGGAAAAATGATACCTTGGTAG
- the LOC117228893 gene encoding synaptic plasticity regulator PANTS isoform X1: MPETNRTSEPILAEMKDKSGDENVKSDKERDSADVETNKSNEEIKEHELEWMIKPCQIYNEEYRDCKSIKARFHQYFVFGDTIDCTQWKTDYNNCYIWEKYKSERAYAKLIDSEKNRRMERLHGHYSNDVWERRDKPPENWNAPLPEWLQQKVETSYLANVDKIEEQYSKLRTCTIS, translated from the exons ATGCCCGAAACAAATAGAACTAGTGAGCCAATTTTAGCCGAAATGAAAGACAAATCTGGTGATGAAAATGTCAAATCTGATAAAGAAAGAGACAGTGCTGATGTAGAAACAAACAAATCtaatgaagaaataaaagaacatGAACTGGAATGGATG ATAAAACCATGTCAAATATATAATGAAGAATATAGAGACTGTAAAAGTATAAAAGCACGATTTCATCAATACTTTGTATTTGGAGATACAATTGATTGCACACAATGGAAAACAGACTATAACAATTGTTATATTTGGGAAAAATATAAAAGTGAACGGGCATAT GCAAAGCTAATAGACAGTGAGAAAAACCGTAGGATGGAAAGGCTACATGGTCATTACAGTAATGATGTTTGGGAAAGAAGAGACAAACCACCAGAAAACTGGAATGCACCATTACCTGAGTGGTTGCAACAAAAAGTTGAAACTTCATATCTGGCAAATGTAGATAAAATAGAAGAACAATATAGTAAACTGAGAACTTGTACTATATCATAa
- the BCL7-like gene encoding chromatin remodeling complex subunit BCL7B-like protein isoform X1 encodes MMSRSVRAETRSRAKDDIKRVMQVVDKVRHWEKKWVTIGETTMKIYKWVPISTLDQKKKGKTVADKENGLPRKSGLDSSNSNFGLTEDSNTCFSTVSDSQGLTDFSAHLGFSEDSNSQNSEPTSKRLKTD; translated from the exons ATGATGTCGCGGTCAGTGCGTGCAGAGACTCGTAGTCGTGCCAAGGATGATATTAAGCGTGTAATGCAAGTTGTTGACAAAGTTCGCCATTG GGAGAAAAAATGGGTCACAATAGGAGAAACAACTATGAAGATCTATAAGTGGGTGCCCATTTCAACACTTGATCAG AAGAAGAAGGGAAAGACAGTTGCAGACAAAGAAAATGGTTTACCAAGAAAGAGTGGATTAGATTCTTCAAATTCTAACTTTGGACTTACAGAAGACTCTAACACAT GTTTCTCAACAGTTAGTGATTCTCAAGGTTTAACAGATTTCTCTGCACATTTGGGATTTTCAGAAGATTCAAATTCACAAAATAGCGAACCAACATCTAAAAGGTTAAAGACTGATTAA